Below is a window of Rodentibacter sp. JRC1 DNA.
TAAGAGAGTAAGGGTTGTTTAAGACTAAGACGTAGATAGGTGGGGTGTGTAAGTATTGTGAGATATTGAGCTAACCCATACTAATTGCCCGAGAGGCTTAACTATACAACGCTCAAGTGTTTTTGGAGCGAACTGACTGAATGAGAAAGATAAGAGAGATTTTGGAGAAGATTTTTCGGCTTGTGACCAATTGTTTAAAGAGAAAGAAGCAGTTATCGAAGGATTATCCCGGCGGCGATAGTGCGGAGGTTCCACCTGACCCCATACCGAACTCAGAAGTGAAAAGCCGTAATGCCGATGGTAGTGTGGGGTTTCCCCATGTGAGAGTAGGGCACCGCCGGGTTCAAACATATCAAGCCCCTTGGACGGATAAGGTTCAAGGGGTTTTGTTATTTCACGACTAAATTTTGGCTTACTTACTTTTTGCAGGTTCTTTGAGTCACTGACTGGGGGGAAAATGAATATTGAAAACCGAACCTAATGTATCCTATCCTATTTATTTTTAATCAATCCCTTCTAAAACATCAACACGAACGAACGTATAAAAGTGCGATCAATTTTTTAGTTGAATCTAAAAAACCACAGAGTACACAATTTTTTAAAGCCGATAATGCTTTCTTATTTGTGAAATAATTGAAGTGCGGTCAAAATTAGCCGTATTTATTAGTGAGAAAAAATCACTTGAGTGATACAATCCATCAAATTTTTCATAAAGGATAACCCCAATGGCTCGTAAGAAAAAAACACGTCGAATTACGGATGTGATGCCGATTCGTAAAGCAGATAAGAAACCTGAGATGCCGAAACGTGCAGGTAAAAAATTAACACGTTATGAGTTAGATGCAAAAGCACGTGAGGAAAAGAAAAAACGTAAACATAAAGGTTTAGCATCAGGCTCACGTCATAGTATGCCGGAAGAAAGTGCTAATAAACCTCAACAAGTGGTTAAAGATTCCAAAATTGGCAGTAAAAAGAAAATCCCTCTTATTGTGGAATTTGTAAATAAACCTGAAAAAGGCCAGGTTATTCCTGTGATGAAAACAGTGAAAAAGCAAGATCCAATGCAGGAGTTGGAAAATCTTGAAAATAATGAAATTTTGAATGAATTGTTAGATGCTTTAGACGAGGGTAAAAGTATCAGTAAAGCTGATCAGCAATTTGTGGATGAATGTTTGGATCGCATTGCAGAATTAATGGAAGAACTCGGTATTAAAGATGAAGAAGAAAATCAAGATGATTTATACCGCACTTTTGAGCAGATCGATATTAATCAGTTTAGATAAAAAATGATTTTGACTATTACACTGATTTTTTCGGCGATCGTTATTATTGGGTTATCATGGTATGCACTGCGTTTGTTGAAACAATTAAAACAGCAGAAGCAAACCATTTCTCAGGCTAAAACGGCACGCGCAATGCGTTTAAAGGAAAGCATTGAAATTATTGCAAAAGCAATGCAAACCAAAGAATGTAATCATTCTGAAGGTGTGATTCGCCTTGCGATGTTATTAATGCCATTCGGTAAAAATTTACAGCCTTATCCGGCAATGGCTGAGCTGTATGAAATTGTGCGGGAGATGCCGACACACGAAGCACGCAGAGAATTGGAGAAAAAATTGCGTTTTCGTCTCGATTTTGAACGGGAAAGTGCGGAAGCCAGACTTGAACAAGGGATCATAAAAGAATTACATCAATTATTAGATGATATAAAACAATTTGGAGAGCTTTAATGTCAGAGATTATTTGGGATAATACACTTATACAGAAATACAATCAGTCCGGCCCACGCTATACCTCTTATCCGACGGCATTGGAGTTTCACGAAAATTATACTCATCAGGATTTTGTTGCCGCTGCCGAGCGTTATCCGAATCGTCCGCTTTCTCTTTATGTGCATATTCCGTTTTGCCATCAGCTTTGCTATTTTTGTGCCTGTAATAAAGTGATTACACGCCATCAACACAAGGCGGATATTTACCTTGATTATCTTGAAAAAGAAATTATCTCGCGTGCGGAATTGTTTAAAAATAGAACGGTAACTCAAGTTCACTGGGGGGCGGTACACCGACTTATTTAAGTGAAACGCAATCTGCCTGTTTAATGGCAATGTTAAAAACAAATTTTAGTATTGCAGAGAATGCGGAAATTTCTATTGAAATTGATCCGCGCCAAATTGAGCTATCTATGCTCGATCACCTTCGTTCGCTTGGTTTTAACCGAATGAGTATGGGGGTACAGGATTTTAATAAAGATGTGCAAGAAGCCGTTAATAGAGAGCAGGACGAGAATTTTATTTCAGCCTTACTAGAGCGTGCTCGGGAACTGGGATTTCAATCGACAAACCTTGATTTGATTTATGGTTTACCGCTGCAAAACGTTGATAGTTTTATGTTTACCTTGAAGAAAGTGATTGCGTTGAATCCGGATCGTTTGAGTATTTTTAATTATGCTCATTTGCCGAGCCGTGTGCCGGGGCAGGCAAAGATCAAAGAAACTCAGTTACCTGCTCCGGAAACAAAGCTCACGATTTTGCAAAAAACTATCGAAACCTTAGGTGAGGCAGGGTATAAATTTATCGGAATGGATCACTTTGCCAAGCCGTATGATGAGCTGGCCATTGCTCAGCAAAACGGTGTGTTGCACCGTAATTTCCAAGGTTACACGACACAAGAAGAATGTGATCTCCTTGGTTTAGGCGTGTCATCAATAAGTTTGTTAGGGGATACTTATGCTCAAAATGAGAAAGATCTCAAAACCTATTATACATTGGTCGAAAGAGACGGTTATGCTTTGCACAAAGGGCTTGTATTAACCGAAGAAGATTGTTTGCGCCGAGATGTGATTAAACAGCTCATTTGTAACTTTAAATTAGATTTTGCAGAAATTGAAAAGCAATACAATATCCGTTTTACAGAGCATTTTGCTGAGGATTTAACCTTATTGAAACCTCTCATTGAAGACGGATTAATTCATTTAACCGCACAAGGTTTACTCGTCCCACCTAAAGGACGTTTGCTCATTCGCAATATTTGTTTATGCTTTGATGCATATTCTCGCGTAGCTGCAAAACGTCAGCAATTTTCTAGAATTATTTGATTTACGATACCACCAAAATTTGGTGGTATTTTCATATTCTGGGATTCATTATGAAAAAGCCTACTTTTTCTTGTTTACACTTACTATTTTCGGCATTTCTCATCCTGTTTTTGCAAATTCTTCCTCAAATTTGACCGCACTTAATGAAAATCAGTGCTTAGCATTGAAAGATACCGCTGTTTTAAACACGGAAATTCAAAATGTGGAATGGAATAGGCTAAGTGCCGGTAGATAGATATCAGCGCTGACAGGTGGGGCAAAAAATACTCTACAAGCTAAACCTTATTGTATTGTTGAGGGGGAAATTGCCGCACGTACCGGCGCAGACGGTAAGCATTACGGTATAAAATTACAACTGCGTTTACCGGAAAATTGGAACAGTAAATTTCTCTTCCAAGGGGGCGGAGGGAACGGTTTAGATGACTTCGATCCGTTGAGCGCCTTAGAACAATGGCATGATAACAATCAGGCACCGAATAGTTTGGTTGCGAAAAGTAAAACTTACCCGAATAAACAAATGCCGATTTGTGCTTATCCGAAGGTTGCAACTTACATCGGAGAGGATGAAAACAAAGCCGAAAGTTTTGAGTGTCGATAAATGAAAAGATGAACGATCGCAAGTGCGGTCGTTTTTTTATATGTTTTTAATGATTAAAAGTGCGGTGATTTTTCACCGCACTTTGAAGATGTGCGAAGTTTTGATTAAACCTCAATGCCTTCAAATAAAGCCGTACTTAAATAACGTTCTGAAGCGGAAGGGAGGATTACAACAATCAATTTATTTGTAAATTCAGGTAATTTTGCAATGCGATCGGCAGCTGCAACTGCAGCACCGGAAGAAATACCGGCTAAAATACCTTCTTCCGACATTAATCGGCGGGCGGTGGCGATGGCAGTATCGCTATCCACCGTTTCTACACGATCAATTAATGAGAGATCTAAATTTTTCGGGACGAAACCGGCACCGATACCTTGAATTTTATGAGGGCCCGGTTTCACTTCTTCGCCGGCAAGGGTTTGGCTGATTACCGGTGATTCTGAAGGCTCGACTACCACAGATGTGATCGCTTTACCAAAATCTAATTTGATTGCACGTGAAACACCGGTAATCGTACCGCCGGTGCCGGCTCCGGCTACCACGACATCGACTTTGCCTTCCGTATCCTTCCAAATTTCCACACCGGTCGTTTCACGGTGAATTTGCGGGTTTGCCGGATTCTCAAATTGTTTTAGCATCACATAATGGTCAGGATTGGCGGCAACAATTTCTTCTGCTTTCGCAATGGCACCTTTCATCCCTTTCGCCCCTTCGGTAAGCACAAGATTTACGCCTAATCCGCGTAATAAACGTTTGCGTTCTAAACTCATGGTTTCCGGCATTGTGAGTGTGATTTTATAGCCGCGGGCTGCTGCAACATAGGCAAGTGCAATACCGGTATTGCCGCTAGTGGCATCCACGATTTCTTTTCCTTTGGTTAGAATGCCTTCTTTTTCTGCCTGCCATACCATATTGGCACCAATGCGACATTTCACGCTGAAGCTAGGGTTTCTACCTTCAATTTTTGCGACAATATTGCCTTGACCGAAATTTTTTAAACGCACAAGCGGTGTGTTACCGATGGTGTAAGAATTATCTGCATAAATTGGCATATTTGTTCCCTCTGTACGGTTTTGTGTTGTCATCAATATAGTTATAGCAGTGCTGATTCCATTTAAAAAATAGTTAA
It encodes the following:
- a CDS encoding DUF2489 domain-containing protein, whose amino-acid sequence is MILTITLIFSAIVIIGLSWYALRLLKQLKQQKQTISQAKTARAMRLKESIEIIAKAMQTKECNHSEGVIRLAMLLMPFGKNLQPYPAMAELYEIVREMPTHEARRELEKKLRFRLDFERESAEARLEQGIIKELHQLLDDIKQFGEL
- a CDS encoding tannase/feruloyl esterase family alpha/beta hydrolase, which codes for MRLPENWNSKFLFQGGGGNGLDDFDPLSALEQWHDNNQAPNSLVAKSKTYPNKQMPICAYPKVATYIGEDENKAESFECR
- the yihI gene encoding Der GTPase-activating protein YihI encodes the protein MARKKKTRRITDVMPIRKADKKPEMPKRAGKKLTRYELDAKAREEKKKRKHKGLASGSRHSMPEESANKPQQVVKDSKIGSKKKIPLIVEFVNKPEKGQVIPVMKTVKKQDPMQELENLENNEILNELLDALDEGKSISKADQQFVDECLDRIAELMEELGIKDEEENQDDLYRTFEQIDINQFR
- the cysK gene encoding cysteine synthase A yields the protein MPIYADNSYTIGNTPLVRLKNFGQGNIVAKIEGRNPSFSVKCRIGANMVWQAEKEGILTKGKEIVDATSGNTGIALAYVAAARGYKITLTMPETMSLERKRLLRGLGVNLVLTEGAKGMKGAIAKAEEIVAANPDHYVMLKQFENPANPQIHRETTGVEIWKDTEGKVDVVVAGAGTGGTITGVSRAIKLDFGKAITSVVVEPSESPVISQTLAGEEVKPGPHKIQGIGAGFVPKNLDLSLIDRVETVDSDTAIATARRLMSEEGILAGISSGAAVAAADRIAKLPEFTNKLIVVILPSASERYLSTALFEGIEV